One region of Cucurbita pepo subsp. pepo cultivar mu-cu-16 chromosome LG03, ASM280686v2, whole genome shotgun sequence genomic DNA includes:
- the LOC111790520 gene encoding TLD domain-containing protein 2-like, with protein sequence MFAFKEKVTESLSRLLADSPDSASHSLTSLDDDPSPVRSFSKGGKALSSYFSYIIPFAGFEGPKSGQPQNHYRPQQPRPVPYDPVNFDPLEPLDDEYSTACGTKGTSIFEVENKECSRDNEEDFDDSFSGRSTNSSEVFEDVARRPSPEKSVQNSSVDSVLMSIDTYGFLVQCLPNIVKGRQWILLYSTLRHGISLRTLIRKSSELSGPCLLVVGDRQGAVFGGLLDSPLKPTAKRKYQGTNQTFVFTTMYGEPQLFRPTGANRYFYMCMDDLLALGGGSNFALRLEEDLLNGTSGPCETFGNSCLAHSQEFELKNVELWGFAHASQYLS encoded by the exons ATGTTCGCCTTCAAAGAGAAAGTTACGGAGAGCCTTTCCCGTCTTTTAGCCGATTCCCCAGATTCCGCTTCTCATTCCTTAACTTCACTTGACGACGATCCTTCTCCC GTCAGGTCATTCTCTAAAGGAGGAAAGGCTTTGTCTTCCTACTTTTCCTATATTATCCCATTCGCAGGCTTTGAAGGACCCAAATCAGGCCAACCCCAGAACCATTACAGGCCACAACAGCCTCGCCCTGTGCCATATGATCCTGTCAATTTTGATCCTCTAGAACCTTTGGACGACGAGTATAGCACAGCTTGTGGAACTAAGGGAACCTCAATTTTTGAGGTAGAAAATAAGGAATGCAGTCGAGACAATGAGGAAGATTTTGATGACTCTTTCTCCGGAAGGAGTACTAATAGTTCTGAAGTATTTGAAGACGTAGCTCGCCGACCTAGTCCGGAGAAGTCTGTGCAAAATTCTTCGGTTGATTCTGTTCTAATGTCCATTGACACCTATGGTTTCCTGGTACAATGTCTTCCTAACATTGTGAAAGGGCGCCAATGGATCTTGCTATATAG TACATTGAGACATGGCATATCTCTCCGAACGCTCATCCGCAAGAGTAGTGAACTTTCTGGTCCTTGTTTGCTG GTTGTTGGCGATCGACAAGGTGCCGTGTTTGGTGGTCTTCTAGATTCTCCATTGAAGCCTACTGCTAAGAGAAAATATCAA GGAACAAATCAAACTTTCGTCTTTACCACCATGTATGGTGAACCACAGCTCTTCAGACCAACTG GAGCGAACCGCTATTTCTACATGTGTATGGATGATTTACTAGCACTTGGTGGTGGCAGTAACTTCGCATTACGTCTGGAAGAAGATCT gttgaATGGAACCAGTGGACCATGTGAGACGTTTGGTAACTCGTGCTTAGCGCACAGCCAGGAGTTTGAGTTGAAGAATGTTGAG CTATGGGGTTTTGCTCATGCTTCGCAATATCTTTCATGA